GCGACACGGCGCGAGGCCGCCCtcaccctcctgcagcagccggCTGGGCCGCACCGGCGGGACGCGGAAGTGCCGAGCCCGCCagccgggccgcggcggccgcGCCACCTCCCGGTCCGACAGCCAGGTGACGGCCTCATAGTTGTCTCCTCTGAGCAGGGCCGCCGCCTCGGCGCTGTGCACCGCCACCTCCTCGAAGTGCTGCAGCCCGCCGGAGTGGTCGAAGTGGACGTGGGTGGCGACGGCCAGCAGCGGCCGCGGCGCGGCCCCCTCCTGCGGCGCCAGCAGCCCGGAGGCGCGCAGGTAGTCGGGCAGGCtgcgcagccccagccccgcgtCAATCACCACGTCCCGCTGCGAGCCCCGCACCAGCCAGATGTTGGCCCGGTTGCCCGATTCGTAGAAACGTTCTTGGATCCAGAAGATGCCGCCGCCCAGGGGCTTGTGCGCGAACCACTCCAGCGCCGACATGCCCGCCGCTCCTGCGGGACGGGCCCCCTCAGCGCCGCGGCGGGTCCCGGGCCCGGCCCACTGCGGCAGCGGCaggcggggcgcggcggcggcgggcgggcgggcgggcgggcgcccTGGGGGGGCGGTGAGGGGGGCGTCGCCTGAGAGCGCGGCGGGGCGTCGCCTGAGGCAGCGGGGACACggccgaggcggcggcgggggaagTAAAGCCGTAAGCCCCAGGTGGTGCGGGGAGCGGGGAGAACCCCCGGGGGGTGGCCGGGgcgaggggggaggggggcggcggccgggcagcgcggggagcggggcgggggtgcAGCAGAGGGGGGGGGTCTCGCACGGGGTATTCACCGTTTTACCCTCAGGGGCATCAggtgaaaataataaaaaaccccaaaccaaacccaaccacaaTCACGCAAAACCTCAGTATATATAAATGACAGCCTTTTCTCCCGTGTGTGCGCTGCCACCGACTGCACCTGCCTCTGAAAATCAAGCCTGCAAGAGTTCTGTTCTGGGGaaaactgtcaggaaaaaaaaaaacctgtcaggAAAAGCGCTGGTGCCTGCGCCGAGCCGCCTGGCAGCCCCTTACCACTGGCCTTGCCCTCCCGGCCGCTTCCGCAGCCTGCCCGCAGCAGCGCCGTACGTAGCGTTGAAAGGATTGAAAAacttaaaatctgaaattctcCACCTCGTTTGTACAGTGCATGATGCACAAACTAACCCGTCAACACACAAAGGCGCCTAGGTGCTCCCTTGGGCATCCCGCCTGGCAGCCAGAACGTTAGTTGTCGTGTATGCCTCGACTTTTCTTTCAGGATTTCTCTGTTTGGCTGTCGCCGTCACTTTGTGGTGCCAGTAGAGATGAAGTTCCTGAGCCAGTTCGCTTGAAAAAACTCAAAAAGTTTCAGTAAAAAATGAACAGCTGAAATGCCACTAGTTTTAAAGCTTGTTACATCTCATCAGACTAATGCACTACTTCAAGACAATCTTaccaagaaataattttgaggcagcattttaaaaataaaaccgTTTTAGCCACTATATTTAACGCAAAGAGTGTGGCTTTCTGGCTAGCTGGACATCCCCCTTTCTTTTcggttttcttctgttgtttccctttttttcacaCCTACATAATATAATTGCTCATGTTTGAGGCTTTACCGtatcttttatctttcttcatTCTGCCAGGCTCACATCttgtttttcagcttgctttcaaatgcatctgctatttatttttcttttttattatttatttgtttatttccaGTTAATTAAATGCTCAGGcttagctttttctttgttgtcttcTTATAATGACTTATTTAGGTCTCAGCTTATTTTTAGacagttttctgtgctgctgagtgTTGTGGAAATACGTAATGTGAGTTTGTTTTATCCAAGCAGAGCTTATTCCCGTTGAAAATAATGAGTAGGAAATAA
The Falco rusticolus isolate bFalRus1 chromosome Z, bFalRus1.pri, whole genome shotgun sequence DNA segment above includes these coding regions:
- the MBLAC2 gene encoding metallo-beta-lactamase domain-containing protein 2 encodes the protein MSALEWFAHKPLGGGIFWIQERFYESGNRANIWLVRGSQRDVVIDAGLGLRSLPDYLRASGLLAPQEGAAPRPLLAVATHVHFDHSGGLQHFEEVAVHSAEAAALLRGDNYEAVTWLSDREVARPPRPGWRARHFRVPPVRPSRLLQEGDVISLGDRQLTVMHMPGHSRGSICLHDKDRKILFSGDVVYDGSMIDWLPYSRVSDYVASCQRLMELVDRGLVEKVLPGHFNIFGAERLYRLASNYISQAGVCHKVSTCAMRSIASIALRITNSRVTS